From Coffea arabica cultivar ET-39 chromosome 2e, Coffea Arabica ET-39 HiFi, whole genome shotgun sequence, the proteins below share one genomic window:
- the LOC140037173 gene encoding ras-related protein Rab2BV-like, which translates to MAYKVDHEYDYLFKIVLIGDSGVGKSNILSRFTRNEFCLESKSTIGVEFATRTLQVEGKTVKAQIWDTAGQERYRAITSAYYRGAVGALLVYDITKRQTFENVNRWLRELRDHADSNIVIMLAGNKSDLNYLRAVPEQDARLLAEKEGLSFLETSALEALNVERAFQTILLDIYQIISRKALAAQEATANFPGRSTTIKVGEYSGNTSRKACCSN; encoded by the exons atggCTTACAAGGTGGATCATGAGTATGATTACTTATTTAAAATTGTGCTGATCGGAGATTCTGGTGTTGGAAAATCAAATATACTTTCCAGGTTTACGCGAAATGAGTTCTGTTTGGAATCTAAATCCACGATTGGTGTTGAATTTGCCACGCGAACTCTTCAG GTAGAGGGCAAGACGGTGAAGGCCCAAATTTGGGACACGGCTGGGCAAGAGAGGTACAGAGCTATCACCAGCGCATATTATAGAGGAGCTGTTGGGGCGCTGTTGGTCTACGATATCACCAAGAGGCAAacgtttgagaatgtgaatcgTTGGCTTCGTGAGTTAAGGGACCATGCTGACTCCAACATTGTCATTATGTTGGCCGGCAACAAGTCTGATCTCAACTACCTCAGAGCTGTTCCAGAACAAGATGCAAGACTTTTGGCCGAAAAAGAGGGACTGTCATTTTTAGAGACTTCAGCATTAGAAGCACTTAATGTGGAGAGAGCATTCCAAACAATTCTGCTGGACATATACCAGATAATCAGCAGGAAAGCACTGGCCGCGCAAGAGGCTACTGCAAACTTTCCCGGTCGAAGCACCACCATTAAGGTTGGTGAATACTCTGGTAATACGAGCAGGAAGGCCTGCTGTTCCAATTGA